From bacterium, one genomic window encodes:
- a CDS encoding shikimate kinase, whose protein sequence is MKKTEKKALRPKLPDNIVLIGMFGSGKSTVGRILAQKLRYHFVDVDHLIEAKYKKPLQKVLDELGMKGFMKMEEAAIRALHYRHCVISPGGSAVYYPKGMAHLKKLGPRVFLKVPLTILKRRLSDWSNRGVVRRGGSTLPALYKERAPLFRKYADLTVPVKGKDAEKIALLVLRGILRS, encoded by the coding sequence ATGAAGAAGACGGAGAAAAAAGCACTCCGGCCGAAGCTCCCCGACAACATCGTGCTGATCGGCATGTTCGGGAGCGGCAAAAGCACCGTGGGGCGCATCCTGGCCCAAAAACTCCGCTACCACTTCGTGGATGTGGACCATCTGATCGAGGCCAAATATAAGAAGCCTCTCCAGAAGGTCCTGGACGAGCTGGGGATGAAGGGGTTCATGAAAATGGAGGAGGCGGCCATCCGGGCCCTGCATTACCGCCATTGCGTCATCTCGCCCGGGGGCAGCGCGGTCTATTACCCCAAGGGAATGGCCCACCTGAAGAAACTGGGACCCCGAGTTTTCCTGAAGGTGCCCCTGACCATCCTGAAACGCCGACTTTCCGATTGGTCCAACCGGGGGGTCGTCCGGCGGGGTGGTTCCACCCTCCCGGCCCTCTATAAGGAAAGGGCCCCGCTCTTCCGCAAATACGCCGACCTGACGGTGCCGGTGAAGGGCAAGGACGCCGAAAAGATCGCCCTACTCGTCCTCCGGGGGATCCTCCGGAGCTGA
- a CDS encoding ATP-binding cassette domain-containing protein, translated as MAPMISVQNLLKTFQEVKAVQGVSFEVEPGECFGLLGPNGAGKSTLIKMLITLLKPDSGQATVNGSFLDRDPARIRESIGYVPQSLSVDGALTGRENLTLFGKLYGLSASDLKDRVPRILEWMDLSEAADRPVAHYSGGMVRRLEVGQAILHRPAVVFLDEPTVGLDPVARQALWDHIRNLQEEYGTTIFLTTHYMDEAQELCDRIAIMDRGKVVAIGTLAQLRKRARLPKADMDKLFVHFVGPMAQEQGDLADVKRARRTAQRLG; from the coding sequence ATGGCGCCCATGATCTCGGTCCAGAACCTATTGAAGACCTTCCAGGAAGTGAAGGCCGTTCAAGGCGTTTCCTTCGAGGTGGAGCCGGGCGAGTGTTTCGGTTTGTTGGGGCCCAATGGGGCGGGGAAGTCGACCCTCATCAAGATGCTCATCACGCTCTTGAAACCTGATTCGGGCCAGGCTACGGTCAACGGATCCTTCCTGGACCGCGATCCGGCCCGGATCCGCGAGTCCATCGGTTACGTTCCCCAATCCCTGTCGGTGGATGGGGCCCTGACCGGCCGGGAGAACCTCACCCTTTTTGGGAAGCTCTACGGTCTTTCCGCCAGCGACCTCAAGGATCGGGTCCCCAGGATCCTGGAATGGATGGACCTCTCGGAAGCGGCGGACCGGCCGGTCGCCCATTACTCCGGGGGCATGGTCCGGCGCCTGGAGGTCGGCCAGGCCATCCTGCACCGGCCCGCGGTGGTCTTCCTGGATGAACCCACGGTGGGCCTGGATCCGGTGGCCCGCCAGGCCCTTTGGGACCATATCCGGAACCTCCAGGAGGAATACGGCACCACGATCTTCCTGACGACCCATTACATGGACGAGGCCCAGGAGCTTTGTGACCGCATCGCCATCATGGACCGTGGGAAGGTCGTCGCCATCGGCACCCTGGCCCAGTTGCGGAAGAGGGCCAGGCTCCCCAAGGCCGATATGGACAAATTATTCGTTCATTTCGTGGGCCCGATGGCCCAGGAACAGGGGGACCTCGCGGATGTCAAACGCGCCCGCCGTACGGCCCAGCGTCTCGGCTAA
- a CDS encoding cyclic nucleotide-binding domain-containing protein: MAVDLNVFKDALPYRGFRDEDWKALAEVLTEVRSASGSRVFRENDPGDGFFWIRSGKVKISRQVLPEGKKTPQEQLLTVLTAGQVFGEMALVDKAPRSADATAESDTVLFHLSEAAYEGLQKAHPGTALRIQDVIVMTLCSRIREANRSFELIRFWCT; the protein is encoded by the coding sequence ATGGCCGTTGACCTGAACGTCTTCAAAGACGCGCTGCCTTACCGTGGCTTCCGGGATGAGGACTGGAAGGCCCTCGCGGAGGTCCTGACCGAGGTGAGGTCCGCCTCCGGGTCCCGGGTCTTCCGGGAGAACGACCCGGGGGACGGGTTCTTTTGGATCCGCTCCGGCAAAGTGAAGATCTCGCGCCAGGTCCTGCCCGAGGGGAAGAAGACCCCCCAGGAACAACTTCTCACCGTCCTCACCGCGGGTCAGGTCTTCGGCGAGATGGCCCTGGTGGACAAGGCGCCCCGGTCGGCGGACGCGACCGCCGAATCGGACACGGTCCTCTTCCACCTTTCGGAAGCTGCCTATGAGGGCCTCCAAAAGGCCCATCCGGGAACGGCCCTTCGCATCCAGGATGTGATCGTGATGACGCTCTGCTCCCGGATCCGGGAGGCCAACCGCAGCTTCGAACTCATCCGCTTTTGGTGCACATGA
- a CDS encoding ABC transporter permease, with protein sequence MSNAPAVRPSVSAKRRLSGIRSYLRHVGVIIELEVLKMMKDPVEVLSRSVQPVIWLLLFGQAFSRLKAVPEAGGDYQAFLTPGILAQAITFVSIFNGLSIIWERDMGLLQKILTTPIERSALVLGKMLAATFKSLSQLAVVILVTALLGIHLLWGWDRAFGLLVFVILGSAFFSGFSMVIAAWVRTRDRMMGIGQLVTMPLFFGSSALYPIAIMPPWLQAFARANPLSYLVDGLRGLLLDPNYTQWALDGGVLLGASLFIWALATREYPNLLT encoded by the coding sequence ATGTCAAACGCGCCCGCCGTACGGCCCAGCGTCTCGGCTAAGAGGAGACTTTCGGGGATCCGCTCCTATCTCCGCCATGTGGGGGTCATCATCGAATTGGAAGTGCTCAAGATGATGAAGGATCCCGTCGAAGTGCTGTCCCGAAGCGTCCAACCCGTGATCTGGCTCCTGCTCTTCGGACAGGCCTTCAGCCGGCTCAAGGCGGTGCCGGAGGCGGGAGGGGATTACCAGGCCTTCCTCACGCCCGGCATCCTGGCCCAGGCCATCACCTTTGTCTCCATCTTCAACGGCCTTTCCATCATCTGGGAGCGGGACATGGGCCTGCTCCAAAAGATCCTGACGACCCCCATCGAACGTTCGGCCCTGGTGCTGGGAAAGATGCTGGCGGCCACCTTCAAATCGCTCAGCCAATTGGCGGTGGTGATCCTGGTGACGGCCCTCTTGGGCATCCACCTCCTCTGGGGTTGGGATAGGGCCTTTGGCCTCTTGGTCTTCGTCATCCTGGGTTCGGCTTTTTTCTCGGGCTTCTCCATGGTCATCGCCGCCTGGGTGCGGACGAGGGACCGCATGATGGGCATCGGGCAACTGGTGACCATGCCCCTTTTCTTCGGTTCCAGCGCCCTTTATCCCATCGCCATCATGCCGCCCTGGCTCCAGGCTTTCGCCAGGGCCAACCCCTTGAGCTATTTGGTGGACGGGTTGCGGGGGCTTCTCCTGGACCCGAACTACACCCAATGGGCCCTGGACGGCGGGGTGCTCCTGGGGGCGTCCCTCTTCATCTGGGCGCTCGCTACGCGGGAATACCCGAATCTCTTGACCTGA
- a CDS encoding rhomboid family intramembrane serine protease: MFVTFVEDTPASKKIPWANTLMILLNVVVAYRALSQPDTLQVLGDYGFIPVRHLGWGFLTGPFLHSSWVQLVTNMTFLFMFGKGVEERIGRRNYLFAYLLIAYFSEGVHWYFNQDSVLPLIGASRVVTGLGVMYLFMYPWGKMKWVFSFFGAPLLEIPSRTAYVMGFWAVIQLGLAFLPWGRMAALFHTMNKMGITLVTTNPTAGTAWKSHLGALALGTVLHFLMPQKKSKG; this comes from the coding sequence TTGTTCGTCACCTTCGTCGAGGATACTCCCGCTTCCAAGAAGATCCCCTGGGCCAACACCCTGATGATCCTCTTGAACGTGGTGGTCGCCTACCGGGCCCTCAGCCAGCCCGATACCCTACAGGTCCTCGGTGATTATGGTTTCATCCCCGTCCGTCACCTGGGGTGGGGCTTCCTCACCGGACCCTTCCTGCACAGCAGTTGGGTCCAACTCGTGACCAACATGACCTTCCTCTTCATGTTCGGCAAGGGCGTGGAGGAACGCATCGGCCGCCGGAACTACCTTTTCGCCTACCTCCTCATCGCCTACTTCAGCGAAGGGGTGCATTGGTACTTCAACCAGGACAGCGTGCTTCCCCTCATCGGCGCTTCCCGGGTCGTGACCGGACTGGGGGTCATGTACCTCTTCATGTATCCCTGGGGCAAGATGAAGTGGGTCTTCTCTTTCTTCGGGGCGCCCCTGTTGGAGATCCCCTCCCGCACGGCCTATGTCATGGGGTTCTGGGCCGTGATCCAATTGGGCCTGGCCTTTTTACCCTGGGGCCGGATGGCGGCCCTGTTCCACACCATGAATAAAATGGGGATCACCCTGGTGACCACCAACCCCACCGCGGGCACGGCCTGGAAATCCCACCTGGGCGCCTTGGCATTGGGGACCGTCCTTCATTTCCTGATGCCGCAGAAGAAGTCGAAGGGCTAG
- a CDS encoding mechanosensitive ion channel family protein, producing MDGLFHRQWTETEHWFLAGAVLVAWVLLGLFLARILLHRLTRWASRSANKTDDHLVAALALPLRVLVLLSGALVAAHFSPLDADGRADLSQWLKVALLLLGVFLIDGLLQGLLKDLEKKQAEIRHSHVMFSALLHLAVWGIGLLMVLEALGISITPLLASLGVGSLAVALALQPVLANLFSGFYLLMDKPLRPGDFIRLETGEEGHVESVGWRTTRVRMLSNILVVVPNAKLTENRLHNYDLPDQECAVLVEVGVAYDSDLKRVEKVTTEVAREAQKTVEGAVAGFDPFIRYHTFADSSINFTVILRSKTFVDNYLLKHEFIKALHERFRKEKITIPFPQRTIEWRGGVGPGPI from the coding sequence ATGGACGGCCTCTTCCATCGGCAGTGGACGGAAACGGAGCATTGGTTCCTGGCCGGCGCGGTGCTGGTCGCCTGGGTGCTCCTCGGCCTCTTCCTGGCGCGCATCCTCCTCCACCGCCTCACCCGTTGGGCCAGCCGCAGCGCCAATAAGACCGACGACCACCTGGTCGCCGCCCTGGCCCTGCCCCTCCGCGTGCTGGTCCTCCTGAGCGGGGCCCTGGTGGCCGCCCATTTTTCGCCCCTGGACGCCGATGGCCGGGCGGACCTTTCCCAATGGCTCAAAGTGGCCCTGCTGTTGCTCGGGGTCTTCCTGATCGACGGTCTCCTGCAGGGCCTGCTCAAGGACCTGGAAAAAAAGCAGGCCGAGATCCGTCATTCCCACGTGATGTTCTCGGCCCTCCTCCACCTGGCCGTCTGGGGCATCGGCCTGTTGATGGTCCTGGAGGCCCTGGGCATCTCCATCACGCCCCTACTGGCCTCCCTGGGCGTGGGCAGCTTGGCGGTGGCGCTGGCACTGCAGCCGGTGCTGGCCAACCTCTTCTCGGGGTTCTACCTGCTGATGGACAAGCCCCTTCGCCCCGGGGATTTCATCCGTTTGGAGACCGGGGAGGAAGGTCATGTGGAATCGGTGGGTTGGCGCACGACCCGGGTCCGCATGCTTTCCAACATCCTGGTGGTGGTACCCAACGCCAAGCTCACCGAGAACCGCCTCCATAACTACGATCTTCCGGACCAGGAATGCGCCGTATTGGTGGAAGTGGGGGTGGCCTATGACAGCGACCTCAAGCGCGTGGAGAAGGTGACCACCGAGGTGGCCCGGGAAGCCCAGAAGACCGTGGAGGGGGCGGTGGCGGGGTTCGACCCCTTCATCCGCTACCATACCTTCGCCGACTCCTCCATCAACTTCACGGTCATCCTGCGTTCCAAGACCTTTGTGGACAACTACCTGCTCAAGCACGAGTTCATCAAGGCCCTGCACGAGCGATTCCGCAAGGAAAAGATCACCATCCCGTTCCCGCAAAGGACGATCGAGTGGCGCGGCGGCGTGGGCCCGGGCCCGATCTGA
- the amrS gene encoding AmmeMemoRadiSam system radical SAM enzyme, with product MPPILSLEEQLHRRTVEGSLVQTLPDGKVQCHACAHRCRIPEGKKGICKVRFNEGGRLKVPRNYVGALQVDPIEKKPFFHALPGSRALSFGMLGCDYHCDYCQNWITSQALRDPASEANGAVPRDMTARDLVEAALDHGCPVITSTYNEPLITSEWAAEVFQLARTRGLVTSYVSNGNATKEVLEYLRPWLDLYKVDLKSFRDPTYRRYIGGTLKPVLETIERLKAMGFWLEVVTLVVPGLNDSEKELTDIARFLASVSRDIPWHVTAFHPDYRMEGKDWTEPARLNLSWEIGKAAGLHYVYSGNRPGEVGTTENTDCPSCGALLIERRGFQVIRNLMGPQGTCPKCATAIPGVWEVPSREPNTVLSISATPKAEEALAAN from the coding sequence ATGCCGCCCATCTTATCGCTCGAAGAACAGCTTCACCGCCGCACGGTCGAAGGTTCGTTGGTCCAAACCCTGCCCGATGGCAAGGTCCAATGCCATGCCTGCGCCCACCGTTGCCGTATTCCGGAGGGCAAGAAGGGCATCTGCAAGGTCCGCTTCAACGAAGGCGGGCGCTTAAAGGTCCCCCGGAATTATGTGGGCGCCCTGCAGGTGGACCCCATCGAGAAGAAGCCCTTCTTCCATGCCCTGCCCGGTTCCCGCGCCCTTTCCTTCGGCATGCTGGGCTGTGATTATCACTGCGATTACTGCCAGAACTGGATCACCAGCCAGGCCCTCCGGGACCCGGCCTCCGAGGCAAACGGCGCGGTCCCCCGGGATATGACCGCCCGGGACCTGGTGGAGGCCGCCCTCGACCACGGTTGTCCGGTCATCACTTCCACCTATAACGAACCCCTCATCACGAGCGAATGGGCCGCCGAGGTCTTCCAACTGGCCCGCACCCGGGGCTTGGTCACTTCCTACGTCTCCAACGGCAACGCCACGAAGGAGGTGTTGGAATACCTGCGCCCCTGGCTGGACCTTTATAAGGTGGACCTCAAAAGCTTCCGTGACCCGACCTACCGCCGGTATATCGGGGGCACCCTGAAGCCGGTGCTGGAGACCATCGAGCGCCTGAAGGCCATGGGGTTCTGGCTGGAAGTGGTGACCCTGGTGGTGCCGGGCCTCAACGACAGCGAAAAGGAACTGACCGATATCGCACGGTTCCTGGCCTCCGTCTCCCGGGACATCCCCTGGCACGTCACCGCTTTCCATCCCGACTACCGGATGGAAGGCAAGGACTGGACCGAACCCGCCCGATTGAACCTGAGCTGGGAGATCGGCAAAGCCGCCGGCCTTCATTATGTCTATTCGGGCAACCGACCCGGCGAGGTAGGGACCACGGAGAATACGGACTGCCCTTCCTGCGGGGCCCTCCTCATCGAGCGCCGTGGCTTCCAGGTCATCCGGAACTTGATGGGGCCCCAAGGGACCTGCCCCAAATGCGCCACCGCCATACCGGGGGTCTGGGAGGTGCCTTCCCGCGAGCCCAACACGGTCTTATCCATTTCGGCCACGCCAAAAGCAGAAGAGGCTTTGGCCGCAAATTGA
- a CDS encoding FtsX-like permease family protein, with product MFTLRMAFRNLKRQKRRTFFTGLMMVGGFWLCSIFLGVAEGSYDSIIDFFTRDHTGHLQIHRKGYLDHPSLQATLDDWDHVRQVLAGDPQVVSAAPRVYAAALAFVGEKTTGARLVGVAPDLEAATTRLKRKITEGAYFPAGLENPVLAGEGLVKALDLKVGSQLALVSQGADGSVANDLFTVAGIVSGGSEGGVDRNLYLRLSDAQRFLVLGTRIHEVAVLLKNIREAKPEAAAIAAQLNDPSLSVDPWQVVEKDFYKAMTADKNGNYVSQVIFLVLVALGVLNTVLMNLLERIPEYGLLKALGTRSSAITGMILWEMLLLSLFSLIPGAALAWASNAWLAAYGLRLPHPYTYGGMVFSTMYGQVSWFVFLVPTVLIVLVAVLVCIPAARRIRRLTPIEALRRA from the coding sequence TTGTTCACCCTGCGCATGGCCTTCCGGAACCTGAAGCGCCAGAAGCGCCGTACTTTCTTCACCGGGCTCATGATGGTGGGTGGCTTCTGGCTCTGCTCGATCTTCCTGGGCGTGGCCGAAGGAAGCTACGATTCCATCATCGACTTCTTCACCCGGGACCATACGGGCCACCTCCAGATCCACCGCAAGGGCTACCTGGACCACCCGTCCCTGCAGGCCACCCTCGATGATTGGGACCATGTGCGGCAGGTCCTGGCCGGGGACCCCCAGGTGGTCTCGGCGGCCCCCCGGGTCTATGCGGCGGCCCTGGCCTTCGTGGGCGAGAAGACCACCGGCGCCCGCCTGGTGGGGGTGGCCCCGGACCTGGAAGCGGCGACTACGCGCCTGAAACGCAAGATCACCGAGGGGGCCTATTTCCCCGCGGGCCTGGAGAACCCGGTGCTGGCGGGCGAGGGCCTGGTGAAGGCCCTGGACCTCAAGGTCGGGAGCCAACTGGCCCTGGTCTCCCAGGGAGCCGACGGGTCGGTGGCCAACGACCTCTTCACGGTCGCCGGGATCGTCTCGGGTGGGAGCGAGGGCGGGGTGGACCGGAACCTCTACCTGCGGCTTTCGGACGCCCAAAGGTTCTTGGTCCTGGGGACGCGCATCCATGAGGTGGCGGTGCTCCTGAAGAACATCCGGGAGGCTAAGCCGGAAGCGGCCGCCATCGCCGCCCAACTCAACGATCCCTCCCTCTCGGTGGATCCCTGGCAGGTCGTGGAGAAGGACTTCTACAAGGCCATGACCGCCGACAAGAACGGCAACTATGTCTCCCAGGTCATCTTCCTGGTGCTGGTGGCCCTGGGCGTCCTCAATACGGTGCTCATGAACCTCCTGGAACGGATCCCCGAATACGGTTTGTTGAAGGCGCTGGGCACCCGTTCCTCGGCCATTACCGGCATGATCCTCTGGGAGATGCTCCTGCTTTCGTTGTTCTCCCTCATCCCGGGGGCGGCCCTGGCCTGGGCTTCCAACGCCTGGCTGGCCGCCTATGGATTGAGGCTGCCCCATCCCTACACCTATGGCGGAATGGTCTTTTCCACCATGTACGGCCAGGTCTCCTGGTTCGTCTTCCTGGTGCCCACGGTCCTGATCGTCCTGGTGGCGGTCCTGGTCTGCATCCCGGCGGCCCGGCGCATCCGACGCCTCACCCCCATCGAAGCCTTGCGGAGGGCCTGA
- a CDS encoding chloride channel protein, which yields MAGKNNPRSGELSRSISRIGIGVNRAAQDLNPIHPQSSFQASLLIAAIGVGFLATFYARLIAWAQALFSFLFQRYPWEVSLSGPLFFLAATWLVVRFAPEAKGSGIPQVLQAIDKTGIEKAAGLSSGLVSIRTAVLKVLSSALGILGGASIGREGPTVQVASSFFAMTARFSRRYFGSLDPQSYLIAGASAGISAAFNTPLAGITFALEEIAEHSFAQFKRTVMLAVIVGGITARGIGGNYLYFGHPSISDPSWHILPTAILLGILGGLTGGFFAKVLTRPLPNLLPSHWWGKALVCGAVCSVFGLLTHGDTAGSGYEVTRNFMESEHGTLAPLLFLEKLICTIFSYLSGMAGGIFSPCLSIGAGLGFTTGELLHNHSLKACALVGMVAFFSGAVQAPLTAVIIIMEMTDQSTLLIPFMVAALLAQGIGRLVMPTPLYRYLARHGNSKPDSAPEDPPEDE from the coding sequence ATGGCGGGCAAGAACAATCCACGGTCCGGCGAATTGTCCCGCTCGATCTCGAGGATCGGGATCGGGGTCAACCGGGCCGCCCAGGACCTCAACCCCATCCATCCCCAGAGTTCCTTCCAGGCCTCGCTTCTCATCGCCGCCATCGGCGTGGGTTTCCTCGCCACCTTCTATGCCCGCCTCATCGCCTGGGCCCAGGCCCTTTTCAGCTTCCTGTTCCAACGCTATCCGTGGGAGGTCTCGCTCTCGGGCCCCCTTTTCTTCCTGGCCGCGACCTGGCTGGTCGTGCGTTTCGCGCCCGAGGCCAAAGGGAGCGGCATCCCCCAAGTGCTCCAGGCCATCGACAAGACCGGCATCGAGAAGGCCGCGGGTCTTTCCTCCGGCCTGGTCTCCATCCGGACCGCGGTCCTCAAGGTCCTCTCCAGCGCCCTGGGGATCCTGGGCGGGGCCTCCATCGGCCGGGAAGGCCCGACCGTGCAGGTGGCCTCCTCCTTCTTCGCCATGACCGCCCGGTTCTCACGCCGCTACTTCGGGAGCCTGGACCCCCAGTCCTACCTCATCGCCGGCGCTTCGGCGGGCATCTCGGCCGCCTTCAACACCCCTCTCGCCGGGATCACCTTCGCCTTGGAGGAGATCGCGGAGCATTCCTTCGCCCAGTTCAAGCGCACCGTGATGCTGGCCGTCATCGTGGGCGGTATCACGGCCCGGGGCATCGGGGGGAACTACCTTTATTTCGGCCATCCCAGCATTTCGGACCCTTCCTGGCACATCCTGCCCACCGCCATCCTGCTGGGGATCCTGGGGGGGCTGACCGGCGGCTTCTTCGCCAAGGTGCTGACCCGGCCCCTGCCCAACCTGCTCCCCTCCCATTGGTGGGGAAAAGCCCTGGTCTGCGGAGCGGTCTGTTCGGTCTTCGGTCTTCTGACCCACGGGGACACCGCCGGGTCCGGTTACGAGGTCACCCGGAACTTCATGGAAAGCGAGCACGGGACCCTGGCCCCGCTCCTCTTCCTGGAAAAGCTCATCTGCACCATCTTTTCTTATCTATCGGGAATGGCGGGCGGGATCTTCTCCCCTTGTCTTTCCATCGGGGCGGGGTTGGGTTTCACGACGGGGGAGCTCTTGCACAATCATTCGCTGAAAGCCTGCGCTCTGGTGGGGATGGTGGCCTTCTTCTCGGGCGCGGTCCAGGCCCCCTTGACCGCCGTCATCATCATCATGGAGATGACCGACCAGAGTACGCTGCTCATCCCCTTCATGGTGGCGGCCCTTTTGGCCCAGGGGATCGGGCGGTTGGTCATGCCCACCCCCCTCTACCGTTACCTGGCCCGGCATGGGAACTCGAAGCCCGACTCAGCTCCGGAGGATCCCCCGGAGGACGAGTAG
- a CDS encoding outer membrane lipoprotein-sorting protein, translated as MSSHRSLVLLGLSLLFSLSLAAADRPAVKEVLKKVDDLYRGATSQGEVSMIVETPDWKRTMGMSLWSEGMDKTFVVLRSPAKDAGVATLRVKRDMWNYFPRINKTLKVPPSMMMGSWMGSDFTNDDLVKESSLLDDYDAVWSKEEEPGTWALDLTPKARTATVWGRIHMILRAGTLIPLAEEYFDEHGEKVRIMKFSDVKKVGDRELPMTLELTPLKKPGNRTVLIYKSLEFDKPLPPSTFSLQNLRRAR; from the coding sequence ATGTCCTCCCACCGATCCCTCGTCCTCCTGGGACTGTCCCTTCTTTTTTCCCTGTCCCTTGCCGCGGCGGACCGTCCTGCGGTCAAGGAAGTCCTGAAAAAGGTGGACGACCTTTATCGGGGGGCCACCAGCCAGGGGGAGGTCTCCATGATCGTGGAGACCCCGGACTGGAAGCGCACGATGGGGATGAGCCTCTGGAGCGAGGGGATGGACAAGACCTTCGTGGTCCTCCGGTCCCCGGCCAAGGACGCGGGGGTCGCCACGCTCCGGGTGAAGCGGGACATGTGGAACTATTTCCCCCGCATCAACAAGACCTTGAAGGTGCCGCCTTCCATGATGATGGGGTCCTGGATGGGGTCGGACTTCACCAACGACGACCTGGTGAAGGAATCCTCCCTGCTGGACGATTATGACGCCGTCTGGTCCAAGGAGGAGGAACCCGGCACTTGGGCCTTGGACCTGACCCCGAAGGCCCGGACCGCCACCGTCTGGGGAAGGATCCACATGATCCTCCGGGCGGGGACCCTTATCCCCCTGGCGGAGGAGTATTTCGACGAGCATGGGGAAAAGGTCCGGATCATGAAGTTCAGCGACGTGAAAAAGGTCGGGGACCGCGAGCTTCCCATGACCCTGGAACTCACGCCCTTGAAGAAACCCGGCAACCGCACCGTCCTCATCTACAAGTCCCTCGAATTCGACAAGCCCCTGCCGCCCTCCACCTTCAGCCTGCAGAACCTCCGCCGGGCGCGGTGA
- a CDS encoding ATP-binding protein: MSKRPEEKKKSKPSQAARRALEDLKGLLLLDGVLKDPVGEALARLLKWLAKEDAEPQRGLRRYGKLWRCLMESGVLERKGRVGNLLQDHLLERLLTDDNPFHRRAEQGPLPGMDPSLHSFYMKDLAAMRRVLKTDWEAEFFKRSSSLGEVKAPSLEGAREPKGSVPETAQAKTRRRLKEKLLGSAGPEVAAEVGNYFLQYGLGDFGRYRAFRWKDGLQGVAVPDPIRLEELVGYDEQRQPLLENIEAFVKGKSANHALIYGERGTGKSSTVKALLNRYGDQGLRLVEVHPDQLNEYPRILPLLRGRREKFILFVDDLSFEENETGYKGLKALLEGSVEAKPSNVILIATSNRRHLIREFFADRAGGLQQEGEIHGADTVEEKLSLSDRFGLVISFYSPDQDIYLQMVENWARVEGIKLPAAELRARAIQWEKANNVRSGRTARQFINDLLGKV; the protein is encoded by the coding sequence ATGTCCAAACGCCCCGAAGAAAAAAAGAAAAGCAAACCTTCCCAGGCCGCGCGCCGCGCGTTGGAGGACTTGAAGGGCTTATTGCTGCTCGACGGCGTCCTGAAGGACCCGGTGGGAGAGGCTTTGGCCCGGCTCCTGAAATGGCTGGCGAAGGAGGATGCCGAACCCCAACGAGGTCTTCGCCGTTACGGCAAGCTTTGGCGCTGTTTGATGGAATCAGGCGTGCTGGAAAGAAAAGGGAGGGTCGGGAACCTGTTGCAGGACCATCTCTTGGAACGCCTGCTGACGGATGACAACCCGTTCCACCGACGGGCGGAGCAGGGGCCTTTGCCCGGGATGGACCCTTCCCTTCATTCCTTCTATATGAAAGACCTGGCCGCCATGCGGCGGGTCTTGAAGACCGACTGGGAGGCCGAATTCTTCAAACGTTCCAGTTCTCTGGGAGAGGTCAAGGCCCCATCCCTGGAAGGGGCCCGGGAACCCAAAGGGTCCGTTCCCGAAACCGCCCAGGCCAAGACCCGGCGCCGCCTCAAGGAAAAGCTCCTGGGAAGCGCGGGTCCAGAGGTCGCTGCCGAGGTCGGGAACTATTTCCTTCAGTATGGCCTTGGGGATTTTGGGCGCTATCGGGCTTTCCGGTGGAAGGACGGTCTCCAAGGGGTGGCGGTTCCGGACCCCATCCGGCTGGAAGAACTGGTCGGATATGACGAACAGCGCCAACCCCTTCTCGAGAACATCGAAGCCTTCGTGAAGGGGAAATCCGCCAATCACGCCCTCATCTACGGGGAAAGGGGCACGGGCAAATCCTCCACGGTGAAGGCCTTGCTCAACCGCTACGGCGACCAGGGACTGCGCTTGGTCGAGGTCCATCCGGACCAATTGAACGAATACCCGCGCATCCTCCCGCTCTTGCGGGGGCGGCGCGAGAAATTCATCCTTTTCGTCGATGACCTTTCGTTCGAGGAGAACGAGACCGGCTACAAGGGATTGAAGGCCCTGCTGGAAGGGTCGGTGGAGGCCAAGCCCTCCAACGTCATCCTCATCGCCACGTCCAACCGGCGGCACCTCATCCGGGAGTTCTTCGCCGACCGGGCCGGGGGGCTCCAGCAGGAAGGCGAGATCCATGGGGCGGACACGGTGGAGGAGAAACTTTCCCTGTCCGACCGTTTCGGCCTGGTCATTTCCTTCTACTCTCCGGACCAGGACATCTACCTCCAGATGGTGGAGAACTGGGCCAGGGTGGAGGGGATCAAACTGCCCGCCGCGGAACTGCGGGCCCGCGCCATCCAGTGGGAGAAGGCGAACAACGTCCGTTCGGGCCGCACGGCCCGGCAATTCATCAACGACCTTCTCGGCAAAGTCTAG